Below is a genomic region from Raphanus sativus cultivar WK10039 chromosome 4, ASM80110v3, whole genome shotgun sequence.
caaaaaacaaaaacaacaataaAGTGATGGTAATGGCGGTTAAGCCACCAGCCACCAGGGTTAAAAACTTTGGTTTAAAGCTATTTTGttagagaagagagagagaaactttTTAGTTCACAAGAAACAtagattattttgaaacaaatggagtataagaaagaaagaaaattacatAATTGTAGTGTTCTGTTACGAAGAATTTCTACAGTTGAATAAAGGCAAGGACTTTAAAACTTACCAAGCCAAACCACCACATACACATAGAGATTAGCTAGACATTAAACGACCAACAAAGGAAAAATACTTCCTAAGCATTATGAATCGGACAATTTGCTAATCGCATCCCAGTCGATCTCCACCGAAGGAAACTTCACAAGCCCGAATCTCCTATTGATGTATAGATACCGGTTTGATGTATAGACACTGGTTATGACATTTCGGTTTAGCAATTGTAATTACTTTATCCGGTTTGTTCCGGTTAGTTTGTTAGGACAACTGTATATAGTCACATGACTATCACTCTTTTCAATATAACAGAAAAGTTCCTTTTGTCGTCTCTCTCTAAGCTTTACTTTCCGCCATTGTCAAGCTTGAGAGCTTCTTTCTGTTCATCGTTTGTTTTACTAAAATGGTCTCAGAGCGTTGAGCCCTAGCTCAACAATCGATTCTCTCCTCTCCGTTCTCTTTTCGGACCTCTCTGTTTTCTCGTCGTCTCTGTTTCCTCGTCGCTTTTGTTGCTACGATGGTGGTTAATCTTCGTCGGAATCGTCGTTCTGGTCGTTTCACCCGCGCTGGTAGCACGAGCACTCCACCTGAAGCTTCGGCTTTGGCGACCTCGTTTGCTCACTTCGCCATGATGAACCCAGACAGTATTCATTCTCCTCTGTTTCTCCATAGCGCTGATCATCCTGGCATGATGATTACATCTGTTCAACTTGATGGATCGAACTATGGACAGTGGAGCTCTGCGATGAAGATAGCCTTGGACGCGAAGAACAAAATCGCTTTTGTTGATAACTCTCTCCCTCGCCCTTCTGCAACTGATCCTCTTTACCGGATCTGGTCTCGATGCAACAGTATGGTTAAGTCGTGGATCCTGAACGCcgtttccaaacaaatctatGGTAGCATCCTTTCCTTTGATGATGCTGCTCAGATCTGGAAAGACCTTCACGATCGCTTCCATAAAACCAACTTGCCTCGAACCTTTCAGTTGGTTCAGCAAATCCAGGATTTGCGTCAGGGTTCGATGGAGCTTTCCACATACTACACTACTCTGAAAACGCTTTGGGATAACCTTGACTGTTCTGAGATCTCTGATCCTTGTGCTTGTTGCAACGCTGTTAACTGTGCTGGTCAGCGTCAGGCTCAGGCTCGTGTTGATCGGTCCAGAACAATCAAGTTCCTTGCTGGCTTGAACGAAAAGTACTCAGTCATTTGTGGTCAAATCATTATGAAGAAACCACTTCCTGACTTGGCTGAGATCTGCAACATTCTGGATCAGGATGATAGCCAGCGTCAGTTCAACACACCCATCCCAGCAGCTTTTCACTTGAGTTCTTCACAGACTCCAACTCCCTTGGTGTCTTCTCCTCCAAGCAACGTTGCTCCTGATTCTTCTCCTGGTGCTTTGAATGCGTTCCAGAGAAAGGATAACCGCCCCATGTGTTCCCACTGTGGCGTTGCAGGACACATCATTGATCGTTGTTACAAACTTCATGGGTACCCTATTGGCTGGAAGAAGGGGAAACCCATTCATAGCAAACCCTCGTCTGCAGTTGCTGCCAACGTATCTGCTTCAGACGCTTCTTCTGGTGGTAACTTGGACTCTCTGGTTGGTAACCTTACCAAAGATCAGATCCAGGAGTTCATTGCTTACTTCTCATCTCAGCTCCAGCCCTCTTCCTCCTCCGTCAATAACATCACCACCACCTCACTTGCCTCAACAAGTCAGACTCCCTCTGTATCTCTTTCTCACCCTCCACATACAGTTTCATCTGTATACTTACTGTCTCTGCGTGTGTGACTACTGAGAAACTATGGATCATTGACTCCGGTGCAACCCACCATGTCACTCATGATCGATCTTTGTTCACTGAACTTGACACTTCTGTCGTTCATCATGTGAACCTTCCTACTGGACAGTCTGTTAAGATTGGTGGTGCTGGTACTATCATTATCAACACTGATATTGTTTTGAAGAACGTTCTTTTCATACCTGAGTTTCGCTTAAATCTGCTCAGCATCAGTGCTTTGACTACAGATCTTGGCTCCCGGATTATCTTTGATCCTCAGTGTTGTGTGATACAGGATCTTTCCAAGGGGTTGATGATTGGAAGAGGTAGACGGATAGCAAAATTATACGTTTTGGAAGGTGAAGACTCAGTATATGAAGACACTGCTTCCCCTTCTTTCGTTACAAACTCAGTTATTGATGCATCTGTTTGGCATCGCCGTCTTGGGCATACTTCTTTTACTCGTTTAGACTCTCTCGCAAATGTACTTGGGatttcgaaatttaaaaataaaggaTTGGTTCATTGCGATATTTGTCATAGAGCTAAACAGAAGAAATTGCCTTTTCCTACACGTCAGAACATTTGTTCATCTCCTTTTGAGCTTTTACACATCGACACTTGGGGTCCTTTCTCTGAACCGACTCAAGATGGTCATCGATACTTCCTTACCATCGTCGATGACCACACTCGTGCCACATGGATCTATCTTATGAAGCTCAAGAGTGATGTTCTGCAAGTCTTTCCTTCCTTCATCTCTATGGTTGAGACTCAGTTTAATGCTAAGGTGAAATCAGTTCGTTCTGACAACGCTCCGGAGCTTCGCTTTGGTGACTTATACAGCAGAAAAGGCATCATCGCATACCATTCTTGCCCAGAGACACCCGAACAGAACTCCGTGGTTGAACGCAAGCACCAACACATTCTAAATGTTGCAAGGGCTTTGCTGTTTCAATCTCATGTTCCTTTGTCTTTGTGGGGAGATTGTGTGCTCACGGCTGTATTCCTCATCAACAGAACACCTTCTCCATTACTGTCTAACAAGACTCCCTTTGAAATTCTTCACGGCAAAGAACCTGAGTACACGAACTTGAAGACTTTCGGCTGTTTGTGCTATGCAAACACCTCTCCTAAGCAGCGTAATAAGTTCCAGGAACGTGCAAAAGCGTGTGTATTCCTTGGCTATCCTGCAGGATGCAAAGGTCACAAACTGTTGGATCTTCAGAGCAATTCAGTCTTTGTGTCTCGAAATGTGATCTTCTACGAAGATATATTCCCACTTCATAAATCTGACATTTCTACTGATGCTCAGATTTTCTTTCCTTACGTTGGGCACTCCTCTCCTGAGACTACATCTTCTGCTTCTGAAAGCTCTCTTCCTCCGGTGACTACTAAATCAGCTCGTCGCGTTTCTAAACCACCAAGTCATCTTCAAGACTATCATTGCTACGCTATGGATTCATCAACAGAGCATCCTATCTCTAATGTTGTCTCCTATGCAGCACTTTCTGACCCGTATATGATATTCATCAACGCTGTTAATGGTGTTGCTGAACCATCTACATACGCTCAAGCACGAAAGTTCAGAGAGTGGTGTGAAGCTATGGGCATTGAGATCACTGCGCTTGAGGATAATGATACTTGGTTGATATGCTCTTTACCTGCAGGAAAGAAAGCCGTGGGATGTAAGTGGGTGTACAAAGTTAAACTTAACGCCGATGGCACATTGGAGAGATTCAAAGCTCGCCTTGTCGCTAAAGGCTACACACAACAGGAAGGCCTTGATTACGTTGAGACGTTCTCCCCTGTTGCGAAGTTAGCTACGGTCAAACTCTTGCTTGCGGTCTCTGCTGCAAAGGGTTGGTCTCTCTATCAACTTGATATCTCCAATGCCTTTCTCAATGGAGACTTGGAAGAAGAAATCTATATGGAGTTACCACCTGGATACTCACCAAGAGAGGGGGAATCCTTCCCTCCCAACGCTGTTTGTAAGCTAAAGAAATCTATCTACGGTTTAAAACAAGCATCTCGTCAATGGTTCTTGAAGTTCTCTGAAACTCTACTTCAATTGGGCTTTGTGACTTCATCAGGAGATCAAACTCTGTTCCTTAAGAATGCTGGTGACGTTTATATGGCAGTGTTGGTATAcgttgatgatataatcatcgCCAGTAGCTGTGACAAAGCTACTGAGCTCCTCAAGGCTGCGCTACAGACGTCCTTCAAGCTCAGAGATTTGGGTCCTCTTCGGTACTTTCTTGGTCTAGAAGTGGCTCGATCATCAGCTGGAATCAGCATCTGTCAAAGGAAATATGTCCTTGACCTTCTTACAGAAACGGGTCTCCTTGGTGCAAAGCCTTCTTCAATCCCAATGGATCCTAATGTCAAACTTTCAAAAGAAGATGGTGATTTGTTGACTGATGTAGAGCAGTATCGTCGGCTCATTGGGAAGCTTCTCTATCTCACCTTCACTCGTCCTGACATCACGTTTGCAGTACACAAACTATGTCAGTACACTGCTTCTCCAAGAACTCCTCATCTCAAAGCTGCCTACAAAGTTCTTCATTACTTGAAAGGCACGGTTGGCCAGGGTCTGTTCTACTCGGCTGATTCTGACTTGAAGTTGTCTGCGTTTGCAGATGCAGATTGGAGTGGTTGTCCAGACTCTCGACGTAGTGTCTCTGGTTTCTGTACGTTTGTTGGAAACTCACTGATTTCTTGGAAATCAAACAAACAGGATGTTGTTTCCAACTCCTCAGCTGAATCAGAGTATCGCGCCATGTCTGATGCCGTACGAGAGATGCTTTGGTTTCGAAATCTTCTGGAAGATCTCTGGATTGACATTTCTGAAGCTGCTCCTCTCTACTGTGACAACACTGTTGCACTGCACATCGCCAATAACTCTGTTTTCCACGAACGGACTAAGCACATGGAACGTGCATGTCACATTGTTCGGGAACGAGTTAAGCTTGGACAAATCAAGACACTTCATGTTCGATGAGCAAATCAACTCGCAGACCTGTTGACTAAGCCTCTCTACCCTACTCCTTTCCGGCATCTCTTAAGCAAGATGGGCATTATTAACATATATGCGCCATTTTGAGGGGGAATATTGATGTATAGATACCGGTTTGATGTATAGACACTGGTTATGACATTTCCGTTTAGCAATTGTAATTACTTTATCCGGTTTGTTCCGGTTAGTTTGTTAGGACAACTGTATATAGTCACATGACTATCACTCTTTTCAATATAATAGAAAAGTTCCTTTTGTCGTCTCTCTCTAAGCTTTACTTTACGCCATTGTCAAGCTTGAGAGCTTCTTTCTGTTCATCATTTGTTTTACTAAAATCTCCCAATCTCGTCGAGCTCAGAATCCGAGAATTTTAGGAACGTTATGCCATGTTCTGAAGACGAAGATTCCAACTTAGACTCATCCCACAACGAGTTCTTATCGTTTCTTGGTGAATCATCAGAGAAATTCATTTCTATGTGCTCTGTATTTGGCAAGAAAAGCTCTGTTTTATCCGCAGCAGAGCATATGTCCTCTGTTTTATCCGAAACAGAGCAAGTCTCTTCTGTTTTTCTCAAACTCTGACAAATAGCTTGGAGCTTGGCATCAACAGAGGAAGGGAGAGAATTGATCTCTTCGTGTTTGATGTTTGGGAAGTTAAGCTTTCCGACATCTCCACGGATTTGAAAAG
It encodes:
- the LOC108852987 gene encoding ethylene-responsive transcription factor ERF056-like; translated protein: MESKPLGLNQLTPYQMYQAQKQLNHRTLSPNRIRTKKLSASSSNSQKLYKGVRQRHWGKWVAEIRLPKRRTRLWLGTFGTAEEAALAYDQAAFQIRGDVGKLNFPNIKHEEINSLPSSVDAKLQAICQSLRKTEETCSVSDKTEDICSAADKTELFLPNTEHIEMNFSDDSPRNDKNSLWDESKLESSSSEHGITFLKFSDSELDEIGRF